A single Streptomyces mirabilis DNA region contains:
- a CDS encoding PLP-dependent aminotransferase family protein, translated as MDDYRRIADRLADDIAAGRLKPGERLPPQRAFARRRGIAGSTAGRVYAELVRRGLVVGEVGRGTFVRAAQVPSGRALTEPSPESPAPLVNLELNYPSIPGQSELLTPALAPLLRPDVLTESLRTAPAAGTPAAREAAAALLATPGWRPAPSRLAFAGNARQAIAAAFASLVRPGGRVGVEALTYPLVKEIATRLGIALVPLAMDDEGLRPEAVTEAHRSAPLSAVYVQPTLHNPTGATMGDARRRQLADTARDLDLPLVEDRIWSFLHTGHDPLAAHAPERTYLVDSLSKRVAPGLTVGFLVVPEDRVEDVAAALRSGAWSAGRFALEAAVRWLGDGTVSRLVTAKRADAALRQGLVAEHLAGFRVRADPRAYQVWWELPAPWRADTFTAAAAARGIAVTPGSAFAAAPAASTAGADAVRLGLGSVAPSDLPRALGTLADVARTPP; from the coding sequence GTGGACGACTACCGGCGCATCGCCGACCGGCTCGCCGACGACATCGCCGCCGGGCGGCTCAAGCCCGGCGAACGACTGCCCCCGCAGCGGGCGTTCGCCCGACGGCGCGGGATCGCCGGCTCGACGGCCGGACGCGTCTACGCCGAACTGGTGCGGCGCGGACTGGTGGTCGGCGAGGTCGGGCGCGGCACCTTCGTCCGGGCCGCCCAGGTCCCCTCGGGACGCGCCCTCACCGAGCCCTCCCCCGAATCCCCGGCCCCGCTCGTCAATCTGGAGCTCAACTACCCCTCCATACCGGGCCAGTCGGAGCTGCTCACCCCCGCCCTCGCCCCGCTGCTGCGCCCCGACGTCCTCACCGAGTCCCTGCGCACCGCTCCCGCCGCCGGTACGCCCGCCGCCCGCGAGGCCGCCGCCGCCCTCCTCGCCACCCCGGGCTGGCGCCCGGCCCCGTCCCGGCTGGCCTTCGCGGGCAATGCCCGCCAGGCCATCGCCGCCGCGTTCGCCTCCCTCGTCCGGCCGGGCGGCCGCGTCGGCGTCGAGGCGCTGACGTACCCGCTGGTCAAGGAGATCGCCACGCGGCTCGGCATCGCTCTCGTACCGCTGGCCATGGACGACGAAGGGCTGCGGCCCGAGGCGGTCACCGAGGCCCACCGCTCGGCGCCGCTGTCCGCCGTGTACGTCCAGCCCACCCTGCACAATCCGACCGGCGCGACGATGGGGGACGCGCGTCGCCGGCAACTGGCCGACACCGCACGCGACCTGGACCTCCCGCTCGTCGAGGACCGCATCTGGTCCTTCCTCCACACCGGCCACGACCCCCTCGCCGCCCACGCCCCCGAGCGCACCTACCTCGTCGACAGCCTCTCCAAGCGGGTCGCGCCCGGCCTCACCGTCGGCTTTCTCGTCGTGCCCGAGGACCGGGTCGAGGACGTGGCGGCGGCGCTGCGCTCCGGTGCCTGGAGCGCGGGACGGTTCGCGCTGGAGGCCGCGGTGCGCTGGCTGGGCGACGGCACGGTCTCCCGGCTGGTCACCGCCAAGCGGGCGGACGCGGCGCTGCGCCAGGGGCTGGTCGCCGAGCACCTCGCCGGGTTCCGTGTGCGGGCCGATCCGCGGGCGTACCAGGTCTGGTGGGAGCTGCCCGCGCCGTGGCGGGCGGACACGTTCACGGCGGCGGCAGCGGCGCGCGGGATCGCGGTGACCCCGGGCTCGGCCTTCGCCGCCGCCCCGGCCGCCTCGACGGCCGGGGCGGACGCCGTCAGGCTCGGACTCGGTTCGGTGGCTCCGTCGGATCTGCCCCGGGCGCTCGGGACACTCGCCGACGTCGCGCGTACGCCGCCGTGA
- a CDS encoding alpha/beta fold hydrolase, with the protein MTPFLAYEDKGGTADVAALPLVLIHGHPFDHTMWAPQIAAFSSRRRVIAPDLRGYGASPVVPGVTLLATFAEDIAALLDDLGVDRFILAGLSMGGQIAMECYRLFPERIRGLVLADTFPSAETPEGRKARAAMADRLLREGMAGYADEVLYKMVAPYADAQVAAHVRRMMTATPPEGAAAALRGRAERPDYRDLLTRVTVPALVVVGADDEYTPVPDAEAMHAALPHSTLSVIASAAHLPNLERPEEFNGALADFLDGLDA; encoded by the coding sequence ATGACACCCTTCCTCGCGTACGAGGACAAAGGGGGCACCGCCGATGTCGCGGCGCTCCCTCTCGTCCTGATCCACGGCCACCCTTTCGACCACACGATGTGGGCCCCCCAGATCGCCGCGTTCTCGTCGCGACGGCGCGTGATCGCCCCGGACCTGCGCGGCTACGGCGCGTCTCCGGTGGTCCCCGGCGTCACCCTCCTCGCCACCTTCGCCGAGGACATCGCGGCGCTGCTGGACGACCTCGGGGTGGACCGGTTCATCCTCGCCGGACTCTCCATGGGCGGCCAGATCGCGATGGAGTGCTACCGGCTCTTCCCGGAGCGGATCCGGGGGCTGGTGCTGGCCGACACGTTCCCGTCGGCCGAGACCCCGGAGGGCAGGAAGGCGCGCGCCGCGATGGCGGACCGGCTGCTGCGCGAGGGCATGGCCGGCTACGCCGACGAGGTGCTGTACAAGATGGTCGCGCCGTACGCGGACGCGCAGGTCGCGGCCCACGTGCGCCGCATGATGACCGCCACGCCGCCCGAGGGCGCGGCGGCGGCCCTGCGGGGACGGGCCGAGCGCCCCGACTACCGCGACCTGCTGACCCGCGTCACCGTCCCGGCCCTCGTCGTCGTGGGCGCCGACGACGAGTACACCCCGGTGCCGGACGCGGAGGCGATGCACGCGGCGCTGCCGCACTCGACGCTCAGCGTGATCGCCTCGGCGGCCCATCTGCCGAACCTGGAGCGACCGGAGGAGTTCAACGGGGCGCTGGCGGACTTCCTGGACGGACTCGACGCCTGA
- a CDS encoding endonuclease/exonuclease/phosphatase family protein: METAVTAPAGSEDRPTRSGGRRAGAWAGGLLLAGVSVVVGCRVADSDGITPVPQLLAFLPWLLAPTGLGLLLALFARRRVAMVWGVLVLGALAWYIEPYGRTSEPTGSPVAELRVMTSNVQFGRGARALVTAVERHRPDIVFVEECEYTCSATLKKAFQRPGGGYPYRVSVEGAGSDGSVIISRFPLAVADGVRGTMGMPGAVADVQGHAVRLQLAHPMPPLPGQVGLWRHELGELRDYAAGDKDSSTILAGDFNASQDHAAFRRILDTGLRDSARLAGSPRTPSWPARTAPTLGAQIDHVLVSRDFSANAVTFLGTAGSDHRALLVDITLHQHK; the protein is encoded by the coding sequence TTGGAGACTGCGGTGACCGCCCCGGCGGGGTCCGAGGATCGGCCGACGCGGTCCGGGGGCCGACGGGCCGGGGCCTGGGCGGGCGGGCTGCTGCTGGCCGGGGTGAGCGTGGTGGTCGGGTGCCGGGTCGCGGACAGCGACGGCATCACCCCCGTGCCCCAACTGCTCGCCTTTCTGCCGTGGCTCCTCGCGCCCACCGGCCTCGGACTCCTGCTCGCCCTGTTCGCCCGTCGGCGGGTCGCAATGGTGTGGGGTGTGCTGGTGCTGGGCGCGCTCGCCTGGTACATCGAGCCCTACGGCAGGACCAGTGAGCCGACCGGGAGTCCGGTCGCCGAGCTGCGGGTGATGACGTCGAACGTGCAGTTCGGACGAGGTGCCCGCGCGCTCGTCACCGCCGTCGAACGGCACCGGCCCGACATCGTGTTCGTGGAGGAGTGCGAGTACACGTGCTCCGCCACGCTCAAGAAGGCCTTCCAGCGCCCAGGGGGCGGCTATCCGTACCGCGTGTCCGTCGAGGGCGCCGGGTCCGACGGATCCGTGATCATCAGCCGGTTCCCGCTCGCGGTGGCGGACGGCGTACGCGGGACGATGGGGATGCCGGGGGCAGTGGCCGACGTACAGGGGCACGCCGTACGGCTCCAGCTCGCGCATCCCATGCCGCCGCTGCCGGGGCAGGTCGGACTGTGGCGGCACGAGCTCGGCGAACTGCGCGACTACGCCGCCGGGGACAAGGACAGCTCCACCATCCTCGCGGGGGACTTCAACGCCTCCCAGGACCACGCCGCGTTCCGCCGCATCCTCGACACCGGACTGCGCGACAGCGCCCGCCTGGCCGGCTCCCCGCGCACCCCCAGCTGGCCCGCCCGCACCGCCCCCACCCTCGGCGCCCAGATCGACCACGTCCTCGTCTCCCGGGACTTCTCCGCGAACGCGGTCACCTTCCTCGGCACCGCCGGCAGCGACCATCGCGCGCTCCTCGTCGATATCACCCTTCACCAGCACAAATGA
- a CDS encoding FUSC family protein — MPRQLPSVLTPPDWLVRNLRPQQAPIPWAAASRAAIALALPLAIGLAAGEPAYGALASMGALSGVIGDTADAYRMRILNIAVPQLFGAIGVTIGSLVFGHGWVAVGAVTGVALVSGMISTIGAVASVSSLLLLLNCSIGAGLPLPGSWWLAPVLMSGGGLLVLALALLAWPLRSGVPERVAVAHTYRTVADLLAATGTERYVDVRFAVTQSLNQSYDLALARRAFHHGRSPEVVRLLAQLNAITPVIEAAPAVHQFNEPLAPEVPDALRHLADAVETGYTGPIGLGLPVPTNETARAVDHALRHAADVVSDRNADKASLHNVDDRLGRPAALRVRATRAARNVLLSAASWRYGLRLALCIGLAQALVSLVPVPRSYWVALTITFVMKPDFGSVFSRALLRALGTVAGLVVAAVVLALVPLGWWDVPVMFVLGPLIPVLGPRGYGYQTAAVTPVILLLSDVLNHLGTALLVPRLVDSLIGCAIALVAGYLLWPESWHTRVGDRLADAVADTARYVEYAFGTDVDPAARARMRRRLYRDLSAIRTEFQRALSEPPPNGRRAAAWLPLVVATERIVDATTAAGVRLRHGAQRPSPAEISHVALQLRELSDGLRETDTLIAVRTDLTGPAGSVLEPLRQEVAAARAIASPR, encoded by the coding sequence ATGCCCCGCCAGTTGCCCAGTGTTCTCACCCCTCCCGACTGGCTGGTCAGGAACCTCCGGCCGCAGCAGGCCCCCATCCCCTGGGCCGCCGCCTCGCGCGCCGCGATCGCGCTGGCCCTGCCGCTGGCGATCGGCCTCGCGGCGGGCGAACCCGCGTACGGCGCCCTCGCCTCCATGGGCGCCCTGTCCGGCGTCATCGGCGACACCGCCGACGCCTACCGCATGCGCATCCTCAACATCGCGGTCCCCCAGCTCTTCGGCGCGATCGGCGTCACCATCGGCTCGCTCGTCTTCGGCCACGGCTGGGTCGCCGTCGGCGCGGTCACCGGCGTCGCGCTCGTCTCCGGGATGATCTCGACGATCGGCGCCGTGGCCTCCGTGTCCAGCCTGCTGCTCCTCCTCAACTGCTCCATCGGCGCCGGGCTTCCACTGCCGGGATCCTGGTGGCTCGCGCCCGTGCTGATGTCCGGCGGCGGCCTCCTCGTGCTGGCCCTCGCCCTGCTCGCCTGGCCGCTGCGCTCGGGCGTCCCCGAACGGGTCGCCGTCGCCCACACCTACCGGACCGTCGCCGACCTGCTCGCCGCGACCGGCACCGAGCGGTACGTCGACGTCCGCTTCGCCGTCACCCAGTCCCTCAACCAGTCCTACGACCTCGCCCTCGCCCGGCGCGCCTTCCACCACGGCCGCAGCCCCGAAGTCGTCCGGCTGCTCGCCCAGCTCAACGCCATCACGCCCGTCATCGAAGCCGCTCCGGCCGTCCACCAGTTCAACGAGCCGCTGGCACCCGAGGTCCCGGACGCCCTGCGCCACCTCGCCGACGCCGTCGAGACCGGTTACACCGGCCCCATAGGGCTCGGCCTGCCGGTCCCCACCAACGAGACCGCGCGCGCCGTCGACCACGCCCTGCGGCACGCCGCCGACGTCGTCAGCGACCGGAACGCCGACAAGGCGTCCCTCCACAACGTCGACGACCGCCTCGGCAGGCCCGCCGCCCTGCGCGTCCGCGCCACCCGCGCCGCCCGCAACGTCCTGCTGTCCGCCGCCTCCTGGCGCTACGGCCTGCGCCTCGCCCTGTGCATCGGCCTCGCCCAGGCCCTGGTCTCCCTCGTCCCGGTGCCACGCTCGTACTGGGTCGCCCTCACCATCACCTTCGTCATGAAGCCCGACTTCGGCTCGGTCTTCTCCCGGGCGCTGCTGCGCGCACTCGGCACGGTCGCCGGGCTCGTCGTCGCGGCCGTCGTCCTCGCCCTGGTGCCGCTCGGCTGGTGGGACGTGCCGGTCATGTTCGTCCTCGGCCCGCTCATCCCGGTCCTCGGCCCACGCGGCTACGGCTACCAGACCGCCGCCGTCACCCCGGTGATCCTCCTCCTCTCCGACGTGCTCAACCACCTGGGCACCGCCCTGCTCGTGCCACGCCTCGTCGACTCCCTCATCGGCTGCGCGATCGCCCTCGTCGCCGGCTATCTGCTGTGGCCGGAGAGCTGGCACACCCGGGTCGGCGACCGCCTCGCGGACGCGGTCGCGGACACCGCCCGCTATGTGGAGTACGCCTTCGGGACGGACGTCGACCCCGCCGCCCGCGCCCGGATGCGGCGCCGCCTCTACCGCGACCTGTCCGCCATCCGTACGGAGTTCCAGCGCGCCCTGAGCGAACCGCCGCCGAACGGCCGGCGCGCCGCCGCCTGGCTGCCGCTCGTCGTCGCGACCGAGCGGATCGTGGACGCGACCACGGCCGCCGGGGTACGGCTCCGGCACGGAGCCCAGCGCCCCTCACCGGCCGAGATCTCCCACGTCGCGCTGCAACTGCGGGAGCTGTCGGACGGGCTGCGCGAGACCGACACCCTCATCGCGGTCCGCACGGATCTCACGGGGCCGGCCGGCAGTGTGCTGGAGCCGCTGCGCCAGGAGGTCGCGGCGGCTCGCGCCATCGCGTCGCCGCGCTGA
- the snpA gene encoding snapalysin, with product MRLSLPMLSVAVGLGLTAATFGAVPATAAPAPAPASASAPYAGYSGSAAEAKANQAFFQAVIRSVAEKRAANPSSAAAVTVVYNASSAPSFSAEIARSTQIWNSAVSNVKLQSGSASSADFTYREGNDSRGSYASTDGHGSGYVFLDYAQSEQYDPIRITAHETGHVLGLPDHYSGPCSELMSGGGPGPSCTNAIPNTTERSRVNQLWANGLAQALDKALSKTDAR from the coding sequence ATGCGACTCTCCCTGCCCATGCTCTCGGTCGCGGTCGGGTTGGGCCTCACGGCCGCCACGTTCGGCGCGGTCCCGGCCACGGCGGCGCCCGCCCCCGCCCCCGCCTCCGCGTCGGCCCCGTACGCCGGTTACTCCGGATCGGCCGCGGAGGCCAAGGCGAACCAGGCGTTCTTCCAGGCGGTCATCAGGTCCGTCGCCGAGAAGCGCGCCGCGAACCCGAGCAGCGCCGCCGCCGTCACGGTCGTCTACAACGCCTCCAGCGCGCCGTCCTTCAGCGCGGAGATAGCCCGCAGCACCCAGATATGGAACAGCGCGGTCTCGAACGTCAAGCTCCAGTCGGGTTCGGCGTCGAGCGCCGACTTCACCTACCGCGAGGGCAACGACTCGCGTGGCTCCTACGCCTCCACGGACGGTCACGGCAGCGGGTACGTCTTTCTCGACTACGCGCAGAGCGAGCAGTACGACCCGATCCGCATCACCGCGCACGAGACCGGCCATGTGCTCGGTCTGCCCGACCACTACTCCGGACCGTGCAGCGAGCTGATGTCGGGCGGTGGCCCCGGCCCGTCCTGCACCAACGCGATCCCCAACACGACCGAGCGCTCGCGCGTCAACCAGCTCTGGGCCAACGGTCTCGCGCAGGCACTGGACAAGGCGCTGAGCAAGACCGACGCCCGCTAG
- a CDS encoding LysR family transcriptional regulator, whose protein sequence is MELEVRHLRALCAIADTGSLHRAARLLGVAQPSLSTQLRRIEQELGGELFTRERTGCRPTSLGRVVLGRARPLVAEMRSLVAEARAAAADDPQLRIGSTASRALAGWLRRLRERRMEPLLQMDVSANALLNLVAEGRLDVAFVHEVEGCPLRIPSGLRLRVLVEREPQFVSLPIDHPAAARSVVRLSDLAEDRWMIDPTVDGEWDAVHRMLRSAGLNPRVLHGDYHTTASLVATGEVVTVCQPTRQSGPETVVRRLYGDPLGVRLLLAARTEAELDGVYPDLAEAYRETAQQSPAYREWLERSGVDNPVPALP, encoded by the coding sequence ATGGAGCTTGAGGTCCGGCATCTCCGCGCGCTGTGCGCCATCGCCGACACCGGCAGCCTGCACCGCGCCGCGCGCCTGCTCGGCGTTGCCCAGCCCTCGTTGAGCACCCAGCTGCGGCGGATCGAACAGGAGCTGGGCGGGGAGCTGTTCACCCGCGAACGTACCGGCTGCCGACCCACCTCGCTCGGCCGGGTCGTGCTCGGCCGGGCCCGCCCGCTGGTGGCCGAAATGCGGTCCCTGGTCGCGGAGGCCCGCGCCGCCGCCGCGGACGACCCCCAGCTGCGCATCGGCTCCACCGCGAGCCGTGCCCTCGCGGGCTGGCTGCGCCGGTTGCGCGAACGCCGCATGGAACCGCTCCTCCAGATGGACGTGTCCGCGAACGCCCTGCTCAACCTGGTCGCCGAGGGCCGGCTCGACGTGGCCTTCGTGCACGAGGTCGAGGGCTGCCCGCTGCGCATCCCCAGCGGGCTGCGGCTGCGCGTCCTGGTCGAGCGCGAGCCCCAGTTCGTGTCCCTGCCGATCGACCACCCGGCCGCCGCGCGCTCCGTCGTACGCCTCTCCGACCTGGCCGAGGACCGCTGGATGATCGACCCGACGGTCGACGGCGAGTGGGACGCGGTACACCGGATGCTGCGCTCGGCCGGGCTCAACCCCCGTGTCCTGCACGGCGACTACCACACGACGGCATCCCTGGTGGCGACCGGTGAGGTCGTCACGGTCTGCCAGCCGACCCGCCAGTCGGGCCCCGAGACGGTGGTCCGCAGACTGTACGGCGACCCCCTCGGCGTACGTCTGCTGCTCGCGGCGCGCACCGAGGCCGAGCTGGACGGCGTCTATCCGGACCTGGCGGAGGCGTACCGGGAGACGGCACAGCAGTCCCCGGCGTACCGGGAGTGGCTGGAACGCAGCGGCGTGGACAACCCCGTCCCAGCCCTCCCCTGA
- a CDS encoding PhoX family protein yields MRRLLPLIGTPGSHPGGRSALTCRFRCGDACFHEVPNTSDNAYVGDVIAGAIGRRSMMRAAAVVTVATATGAAVVGTGAQAAEAAEAIRAAGGGVAGRDGHTGEKAARGLRFSPVAPNTADAVTVPGGYGQNVVIRWGEPILRGAPAFDPEHQTAKAQAGQFGYNNDFLALLPLPGERGRQLLVANHEYTDEVLMFRGYDPANPTREQVEVAWAAHGLSAVVVEEDRRTGRLTAVTRHALNRRVTATTEFRLTGPAAGSELLKTSADPTGRKVLGTLNNCSGGTTPWGTTLHGEENFNQYFANASRDTDKRYGLGTGATERKWERFDKRFDVAQEPNESHRFGYVVEFDPYDQASTPRKHTALGRFKHEAATVRLTDDGRPVVYTGDDERFDYFYKFVGSKRMRHGSSRSVREHNLSLLDEGTLYVARLTGDSPAADIDGSGKLPADGEFDGSGEWIPLATATARGAVSHVDGMTAEEVLVFTRLAGDKVGATKMDRPEDIQPSPHTGKVYVVLTNNTNRGKAGSAGADEANPRNANKHGHILELTERRGRAEATTFGWSLFLVAGDPADPATYFAGFPKDKVSPISCPDNVAFDPHGNLWISTDGNQLGSHDGLLGVATKGERRGELKQFLTVPTGAETCGPIIQDRRVLVAVQHPGEIDGASVEKPASNWPDGPGRIVRPAVVSVWRTDGCDIGV; encoded by the coding sequence GTGCGCAGACTGCTGCCGTTGATCGGAACACCCGGCTCGCATCCCGGCGGGCGATCCGCCCTGACCTGCCGGTTCCGCTGTGGTGACGCCTGCTTCCACGAGGTGCCCAACACCAGCGACAACGCGTACGTCGGTGATGTCATCGCCGGTGCGATCGGCCGCCGTTCGATGATGCGGGCCGCGGCCGTCGTCACGGTCGCCACGGCGACGGGTGCGGCGGTCGTCGGTACCGGCGCCCAGGCCGCGGAGGCCGCGGAGGCCATTCGGGCCGCGGGAGGGGGTGTTGCGGGCCGTGATGGACATACCGGCGAAAAGGCCGCGCGCGGGCTGCGGTTCAGCCCCGTTGCCCCCAACACCGCCGACGCCGTCACCGTCCCCGGCGGATATGGCCAGAATGTCGTCATTCGTTGGGGTGAGCCCATCCTGCGCGGTGCTCCCGCCTTCGACCCGGAGCACCAGACCGCCAAGGCCCAGGCCGGCCAGTTCGGTTACAACAACGACTTCCTCGCCCTCCTCCCGCTGCCCGGTGAGCGCGGGCGGCAGCTCCTCGTGGCGAACCACGAGTACACCGACGAGGTGCTGATGTTCCGCGGGTACGACCCCGCGAACCCCACCCGTGAGCAGGTCGAGGTGGCGTGGGCCGCCCACGGTCTGTCCGCCGTCGTGGTCGAGGAGGACCGCAGGACCGGCAGGCTCACCGCCGTCACCCGGCACGCCCTCAACCGTCGCGTCACCGCCACCACCGAGTTCCGGCTCACCGGCCCCGCCGCCGGATCGGAACTGTTGAAAACCTCCGCGGACCCGACCGGGCGCAAGGTGCTCGGCACGCTCAACAACTGCTCCGGCGGCACCACCCCCTGGGGCACCACGCTGCACGGCGAGGAGAACTTCAACCAGTACTTCGCCAACGCGAGCCGTGACACCGACAAGCGGTACGGGCTCGGTACGGGCGCGACCGAGCGCAAGTGGGAGCGGTTCGACAAGCGGTTCGACGTGGCGCAGGAGCCCAACGAGTCGCACCGCTTCGGATACGTCGTCGAGTTCGACCCGTACGACCAGGCCTCCACGCCCCGCAAGCACACCGCGCTGGGCCGCTTCAAGCACGAGGCCGCGACCGTGCGGCTGACGGACGACGGGCGGCCCGTCGTCTACACCGGCGACGACGAGCGTTTCGACTACTTCTACAAGTTCGTCGGCAGCAAGCGGATGCGGCACGGTTCCTCGCGCTCCGTGCGGGAGCACAACCTCTCCCTCCTCGACGAGGGGACGCTCTACGTGGCCCGGCTGACCGGCGACTCCCCCGCCGCCGACATCGACGGGAGCGGGAAGCTTCCGGCGGACGGGGAGTTCGACGGCAGTGGTGAGTGGATTCCGCTGGCCACCGCGACCGCCCGCGGGGCCGTCTCGCACGTGGACGGGATGACGGCCGAGGAGGTCCTCGTCTTCACGCGGCTCGCCGGTGACAAGGTCGGCGCGACCAAGATGGACCGGCCCGAGGACATCCAGCCCTCCCCGCACACCGGCAAGGTCTATGTCGTTCTGACCAACAACACCAACCGTGGAAAGGCCGGGTCCGCGGGCGCCGACGAGGCCAATCCGCGCAACGCCAACAAGCACGGGCACATCCTGGAGCTCACCGAGCGGCGAGGCCGCGCCGAGGCGACCACCTTCGGCTGGTCGCTGTTCCTGGTCGCGGGCGACCCGGCCGACCCCGCCACCTACTTCGCGGGCTTCCCGAAGGACAAGGTCAGCCCGATCTCCTGCCCGGACAACGTGGCCTTCGACCCGCACGGCAACCTGTGGATCTCCACGGACGGCAACCAGCTCGGCTCGCACGACGGCCTGCTGGGCGTGGCGACGAAGGGCGAGCGGCGCGGAGAGCTGAAGCAGTTCCTGACGGTGCCGACCGGCGCGGAGACCTGCGGGCCGATCATCCAGGACCGGCGGGTACTCGTCGCGGTCCAGCACCCGGGCGAGATCGACGGCGCGTCGGTGGAGAAACCGGCGAGCAACTGGCCCGACGGACCCGGGAGGATCGTGCGCCCGGCGGTCGTCTCGGTGTGGCGCACGGACGGCTGCGACATCGGGGTCTGA
- a CDS encoding VWA domain-containing protein — MGILTLLRNAFGRSRKGRDADAETSPTEATAPTVPAPATEQEPTPAPAQEAEPKIPAPSSEPEPASAPKPEPKSSVVDELVSAAFDNVTVPKPAEPVLEEKTTEETKATEEEKAEKEPTAASAPVSAPASIPAPAPDPEPVTTADAETEVAAEPVAEPEVEVPAEPEVEAEAEAVVEAPAPEPEPVVESEPVAETAEVSAPEPEPEAEEAPEPAAEETSEPDAEETPEPITAEAPEPEAEEAPAPAAEESSEPVAEEISAPVTAEVVPAEPTAEPTAEPVTEPVAASADESTPDSADDSANEPVAADGDQPPAGPPAPDDESVTGGAGGEEDPAEGEAEAGTTGTPATPLTHVKTHAPDLATAYQEAGTALAKRDLTGTRAKVYLVLDRSASMRAYYKDGSAQALGEQALALAAHLDPEAKVQVVFFSTELDGTGELTLPEHENKIDDLHAGLGRMGRTSYHIAVEEVVTHHQKSGTTDPALVIFQTDGAPDAKTPATQSLTDAAKNHPTVFFSFVAFGEHDNKAFDYLRKLKTDNTAFFHAGPTPRELTDAEVYEGVLENWRP; from the coding sequence ATGGGCATTCTCACTCTCCTGCGGAACGCGTTCGGCCGCTCACGCAAGGGGCGTGACGCCGACGCGGAGACCTCGCCGACGGAGGCTACGGCCCCCACGGTCCCGGCTCCGGCCACCGAGCAGGAGCCCACGCCGGCTCCTGCCCAGGAGGCCGAGCCGAAGATCCCCGCACCTTCGTCGGAGCCGGAGCCGGCGTCGGCGCCGAAGCCGGAACCCAAGTCGTCCGTGGTGGACGAGCTGGTGTCGGCGGCCTTCGACAACGTCACGGTCCCCAAGCCGGCGGAGCCGGTACTGGAGGAGAAGACGACCGAGGAGACGAAGGCGACCGAGGAGGAGAAGGCCGAGAAGGAGCCGACTGCCGCTTCCGCTCCCGTCTCCGCCCCCGCTTCTATTCCGGCTCCGGCACCGGACCCCGAGCCGGTGACCACGGCCGACGCCGAGACCGAAGTCGCGGCGGAGCCGGTGGCCGAGCCCGAGGTCGAGGTTCCGGCCGAGCCCGAGGTCGAGGCAGAGGCTGAGGCCGTGGTGGAGGCGCCCGCGCCCGAGCCGGAACCCGTGGTCGAATCCGAGCCGGTCGCCGAGACCGCCGAGGTGTCCGCCCCGGAGCCCGAACCCGAGGCCGAAGAGGCTCCCGAGCCCGCCGCCGAGGAGACCTCGGAGCCGGACGCCGAAGAGACCCCGGAACCGATCACCGCGGAAGCCCCCGAGCCCGAGGCCGAAGAAGCCCCCGCGCCCGCCGCCGAGGAGTCCTCCGAGCCGGTCGCCGAGGAAATCTCCGCCCCGGTCACCGCTGAGGTCGTCCCGGCCGAACCGACCGCCGAGCCGACCGCGGAACCGGTCACCGAGCCCGTGGCGGCCTCGGCGGACGAGTCGACGCCCGATTCGGCGGACGACTCCGCGAACGAGCCCGTGGCCGCCGACGGCGATCAGCCCCCGGCGGGGCCACCCGCACCCGACGACGAGAGCGTCACGGGTGGTGCGGGTGGGGAAGAAGACCCGGCCGAAGGCGAAGCCGAGGCCGGCACGACCGGCACCCCCGCCACCCCCCTCACCCATGTAAAGACCCACGCCCCCGACCTCGCCACCGCCTACCAGGAAGCGGGAACGGCCCTCGCGAAGAGGGACCTCACCGGTACCCGCGCCAAGGTCTACCTCGTCCTCGACCGCTCCGCGTCCATGCGCGCGTACTACAAGGACGGCTCCGCCCAGGCCCTCGGCGAACAGGCCCTCGCCCTCGCCGCCCACCTCGACCCCGAGGCCAAGGTCCAGGTCGTCTTCTTCTCCACAGAACTGGACGGCACCGGCGAGCTCACCCTCCCCGAGCACGAGAACAAGATCGACGACCTCCACGCCGGCCTCGGCCGGATGGGCCGTACGAGCTACCACATCGCGGTGGAAGAAGTCGTCACGCACCACCAGAAGTCCGGCACCACGGACCCGGCCCTGGTGATCTTCCAGACGGACGGCGCCCCGGACGCAAAGACACCCGCCACCCAGTCCCTCACGGACGCGGCGAAGAACCACCCCACGGTGTTCTTCTCGTTCGTCGCGTTCGGTGAGCACGACAACAAGGCCTTCGACTACCTCCGCAAGCTGAAGACCGACAACACGGCCTTCTTCCACGCGGGCCCGACCCCGCGCGAGCTGACCGACGCGGAGGTCTACGAGGGCGTACTGGAGAACTGGCGCCCGTAG